One window of uncultured Methanoregula sp. genomic DNA carries:
- a CDS encoding DHH family phosphoesterase, protein MGFCDDVKAAAEQIAAAPEITIISHIDADGISSEAVLSQAISRQGIPVRSVFVRQLEPLTMPQVPSDQSLKIFSDLGAGQQNLLAERGLTEKDVIIVDHHVSQPAEIAYTQVNCLPYGHTRMSAAGVCYLIAKELDGANIDLAKLAIIGNVGDMMAREKCGLVGPARDIIVEDGLRSGNVEVRKKDLNCYGTATRPVHLSLAYNDDPFIKGISNNPEGARQFLKKLGIRQQTPDGRWYVWEEIPVEDRRTIISALAEQLIANGDKVDRLLAETYGFPDEIPRTPLRNAQEYATMLNACGRWSKPQIGGAILRGDRGTAYRDAEHMLNNHRAIIRNLLQYIIDTGVKELDNLQWLHVGGRYPDTIVGIGAGMALSKLNSKKPILIMCEVPEDTNLTKVSMRTTERVVERGIDLQQALSDASAEYGGGGGGHKIAAGAYIPKTAEEEFVYRVNRILGEQFAAAGPGHS, encoded by the coding sequence ATGGGTTTTTGTGATGATGTGAAAGCAGCCGCAGAGCAGATTGCGGCAGCTCCGGAAATAACCATCATCTCCCACATCGACGCCGATGGCATTTCCAGCGAGGCTGTTCTTTCCCAGGCCATTTCACGGCAGGGAATTCCTGTCAGGTCGGTGTTTGTGCGCCAGCTCGAACCGCTCACCATGCCGCAGGTTCCCTCGGACCAGTCGCTGAAGATCTTCTCGGATCTCGGTGCCGGCCAGCAGAACCTGCTCGCGGAACGGGGGCTTACCGAAAAAGACGTGATCATTGTCGACCACCACGTCAGCCAGCCTGCAGAAATTGCCTATACGCAGGTCAACTGCCTCCCCTACGGCCATACCCGCATGAGTGCGGCCGGTGTCTGTTACCTGATAGCAAAAGAACTGGACGGGGCCAACATCGATCTTGCCAAGCTCGCCATCATCGGGAATGTCGGCGACATGATGGCACGGGAGAAGTGCGGCCTCGTTGGTCCTGCCCGCGACATTATTGTGGAAGACGGTCTCCGGAGCGGGAATGTCGAGGTGCGCAAAAAGGATCTCAACTGTTACGGTACCGCAACCCGCCCGGTCCACCTCTCGCTCGCTTATAACGACGACCCGTTCATCAAAGGGATCAGCAACAACCCCGAGGGTGCCCGGCAGTTCCTCAAAAAGCTCGGAATCCGCCAGCAGACCCCGGATGGCCGGTGGTATGTCTGGGAGGAGATCCCGGTCGAGGACCGGCGGACAATCATCTCGGCGCTTGCCGAGCAGCTCATCGCCAATGGCGACAAGGTGGACCGGCTCCTTGCAGAGACCTACGGGTTCCCCGACGAGATCCCGCGGACACCGCTTCGGAATGCGCAGGAATATGCGACGATGCTCAATGCCTGCGGGCGGTGGTCGAAACCCCAGATTGGCGGCGCTATCCTCCGGGGCGACCGCGGGACCGCGTACCGCGATGCCGAGCACATGCTCAACAACCACCGGGCCATCATCCGCAACCTGCTCCAGTACATCATCGACACCGGGGTAAAGGAGCTCGACAACCTCCAGTGGCTCCACGTGGGCGGGCGGTATCCCGACACCATCGTGGGTATCGGGGCCGGCATGGCCCTCTCGAAGCTCAACAGTAAGAAGCCCATCCTGATCATGTGCGAGGTGCCCGAGGATACGAACCTCACCAAGGTCTCGATGCGGACCACCGAGCGGGTCGTGGAACGGGGTATCGACCTCCAGCAGGCTTTGAGCGATGCTTCTGCCGAATACGGCGGCGGTGGCGGCGGGCACAAGATCGCAGCGGGAGCGTATATCCCGAAAACAGCAGAAGAGGAGTTTGTTTATCGTGTCAACAGGATACTCGGAGAACAGTTCGCTGCGGCGGGTCCAGGTCATAGCTGA
- a CDS encoding PUA domain-containing protein, translating into MSTGYSENSSLRRVQVIADFQFGSIVGTGLFPEGCTFIHSTTGRIRQILLNGARLATIRASDGRLTLGIEGAKRLQALLPAPGYRVVIRDDVAEFVAQGKNAFAKHVIGADPTIRAGDDVLVVADGDRLIACGGAVVSGTEMLAFNYGVAVRVRQGSEKDASGKHQPTPDEGDDEEARHECRAD; encoded by the coding sequence GTGTCAACAGGATACTCGGAGAACAGTTCGCTGCGGCGGGTCCAGGTCATAGCTGATTTCCAGTTCGGGAGCATTGTTGGGACCGGGCTCTTTCCCGAAGGATGCACGTTCATCCACTCCACCACCGGGCGGATCCGGCAGATTCTCCTGAATGGAGCACGGCTTGCAACCATCCGGGCATCGGATGGCCGGCTGACGCTGGGCATCGAGGGGGCAAAGAGGCTCCAGGCCCTCTTACCTGCCCCGGGCTACCGCGTAGTCATCCGGGATGACGTGGCAGAGTTTGTTGCACAGGGAAAGAACGCGTTTGCAAAACACGTGATCGGGGCAGACCCGACCATCCGCGCGGGTGACGACGTGCTTGTCGTTGCAGATGGCGATCGCCTGATCGCCTGCGGCGGAGCAGTGGTTTCGGGCACCGAGATGCTTGCATTTAATTATGGAGTAGCTGTAAGAGTACGGCAGGGTAGTGAAAAAGATGCTTCCGGGAAACATCAACCCACGCCAGATGAAGGCGATGATGAAGAAGCTCGGCATGAATGTCGAGCAGATTGA
- a CDS encoding nascent polypeptide-associated complex protein — translation MLPGNINPRQMKAMMKKLGMNVEQIEDVQSIVIKTPKGNWVFDSAEVSAMTMQGATSYQITGEPRFVPAEIEIPAEDVTMVAAQANVPAEKAKEALVACKGDIAEAIMKLAQ, via the coding sequence ATGCTTCCGGGAAACATCAACCCACGCCAGATGAAGGCGATGATGAAGAAGCTCGGCATGAATGTCGAGCAGATTGAAGACGTGCAGAGTATTGTAATCAAGACGCCCAAGGGCAACTGGGTCTTTGACTCGGCCGAGGTTTCGGCCATGACCATGCAGGGCGCCACCAGTTACCAGATCACGGGCGAGCCCCGGTTCGTCCCCGCCGAGATCGAGATCCCGGCAGAAGATGTCACCATGGTTGCTGCGCAGGCGAACGTGCCCGCGGAGAAGGCGAAGGAAGCCCTTGTTGCATGTAAAGGCGACATTGCTGAAGCCATCATGAAGCTGGCCCAGTGA
- a CDS encoding methyltransferase domain-containing protein, whose translation MIEAGDRVLLAGEGREFWVKAGPGKLGTDKGQIELESLVGKAGGDVITTHNGSEFVIRIPRPTDFFTYGKRSGAPMLPKDIGLVIAYTGMNHNDDVLDAGTGSGIAAIYFGGVAKTVKTYEIRPEFSTLAMKNITEAKLPNVEAVAKDFLDAEGSFDVVHLDLQIQPEHVTHAFSLLRSGGYLACYTPFLEQMAIVVDAATPLFREVHTHELIEREMTRSKRGTRPSTSVSHSGYVTIARK comes from the coding sequence ATGATCGAGGCAGGCGACCGGGTCCTTCTCGCGGGAGAAGGCAGGGAATTCTGGGTCAAAGCCGGGCCGGGAAAGCTCGGCACCGACAAGGGTCAGATCGAGCTGGAGTCCCTTGTCGGGAAAGCCGGCGGGGATGTGATCACCACCCATAACGGATCGGAGTTCGTGATCCGCATCCCGCGGCCAACGGACTTCTTTACCTACGGCAAGCGTTCGGGTGCGCCGATGCTGCCAAAAGATATCGGCCTTGTCATTGCCTATACCGGCATGAACCACAACGATGACGTGCTCGATGCCGGCACCGGCAGCGGTATTGCGGCCATCTACTTCGGGGGGGTTGCAAAGACCGTGAAAACCTACGAGATCCGACCGGAGTTTTCCACGCTCGCGATGAAGAACATCACCGAGGCGAAACTGCCGAACGTGGAAGCGGTGGCAAAGGATTTCCTTGACGCGGAAGGTTCATTCGATGTGGTCCATCTCGATCTCCAGATCCAGCCGGAGCACGTGACCCACGCGTTTTCCCTGCTGAGGTCCGGCGGGTACCTTGCATGTTACACCCCGTTCCTGGAGCAGATGGCGATTGTCGTGGATGCAGCCACCCCGCTCTTCCGCGAAGTGCACACCCACGAACTCATCGAGCGGGAGATGACCCGGTCCAAGCGGGGGACACGGCCTTCCACATCGGTGAGTCACTCGGGGTATGTGACGATCGCGAGGAAATGA
- the thsA gene encoding thermosome subunit alpha: protein MSQQLGGQPIIIVREGTTKTSGQEAQNNNFAAAKAVAAAVRSTLGPRGMDKMLIDGMGDITITNDGVTILKEMDIEHPAAKMIVEVAKTQDAEVGDGTTTSVIIAGELLKSAEGLLGQGVHPTVIAEGYTMAAAKALVILDGIAITVKPTDTAMLKRIAGTALTGKNAEAFKDKLCDIIVKAVTSVTDPDGKADLAHINVEKKVGASVDASELIEGMVIDKERAHPSMPESVKNAKILILNAALEFKKTDVNAKINITTPGQAQAFLEEEEHMVHVMVDKVVKSGANVLICQKGIDDVAQHYLAKAGILAVRRVKKSDSENLARATGATVVNSVDAISAKDLGTAGLVEERKVSGGEMIFVSKCKNPKAVSIIIRGGTEHVVDELERAVHDALMVVSVVVDGKKIVAGGGAPETELSLRLREYAASVGGRVQLAIEAFAASMEIIPRTLAENAGLNAIDMLVDMRAAHEAGKKTFGVDVNAGKPTDMLKSGVVEPLRVKTQAISSAAEAAVMILRIDDVIAASKSAGPAGGMPPGGMGGMPPGMM, encoded by the coding sequence ATGTCACAACAACTCGGGGGACAACCCATCATCATAGTCAGGGAAGGAACAACGAAGACGAGCGGGCAGGAGGCCCAGAACAACAACTTTGCAGCGGCAAAGGCCGTGGCTGCGGCGGTCCGCTCCACGCTCGGTCCCAGGGGCATGGACAAGATGCTCATCGACGGGATGGGCGACATCACCATCACCAACGACGGGGTAACGATCCTCAAGGAGATGGACATCGAGCACCCGGCAGCAAAGATGATTGTCGAGGTAGCAAAGACGCAGGATGCCGAAGTGGGCGACGGCACGACAACGTCCGTCATTATCGCCGGTGAACTGCTCAAGAGTGCCGAGGGACTCCTTGGCCAGGGCGTCCACCCGACCGTGATTGCCGAGGGTTACACGATGGCAGCGGCAAAAGCCCTCGTGATCCTTGACGGGATAGCAATTACCGTGAAGCCGACCGATACTGCGATGCTCAAGAGGATCGCAGGCACCGCACTGACCGGCAAGAATGCCGAGGCATTCAAGGACAAGCTCTGCGATATCATCGTCAAGGCAGTCACCTCGGTTACCGATCCTGACGGGAAAGCGGATCTCGCCCACATCAATGTAGAGAAGAAAGTCGGTGCATCGGTCGATGCCTCGGAACTTATCGAAGGCATGGTCATTGACAAGGAACGGGCCCACCCGTCCATGCCGGAGTCCGTGAAGAACGCAAAGATCCTGATCCTCAACGCAGCCCTCGAGTTCAAGAAGACCGATGTGAACGCGAAGATCAACATCACCACCCCCGGCCAGGCCCAGGCATTCCTCGAAGAAGAAGAGCACATGGTCCACGTAATGGTGGACAAGGTTGTCAAAAGCGGGGCAAACGTTCTCATCTGCCAGAAGGGAATCGACGATGTTGCCCAGCACTATCTTGCAAAGGCCGGCATCCTCGCGGTCCGCAGGGTCAAGAAGAGTGACAGCGAGAACCTTGCCCGGGCAACCGGGGCAACCGTTGTCAACAGCGTAGATGCAATATCGGCAAAGGATCTCGGCACGGCCGGGCTTGTCGAAGAGCGCAAGGTCTCAGGCGGCGAGATGATCTTTGTCTCGAAGTGCAAGAACCCCAAGGCGGTCTCCATCATCATCCGTGGCGGAACGGAACACGTGGTCGATGAACTCGAACGCGCTGTCCACGATGCCCTCATGGTCGTCTCCGTAGTCGTCGATGGCAAAAAGATTGTTGCCGGTGGCGGTGCACCCGAGACCGAACTCTCGCTGCGTCTCCGCGAATATGCGGCCAGTGTCGGCGGCCGGGTCCAGCTGGCCATCGAAGCGTTTGCTGCATCGATGGAGATCATCCCGCGAACGCTTGCAGAGAATGCCGGGCTCAATGCAATCGATATGCTCGTTGACATGCGGGCTGCCCACGAAGCCGGGAAGAAGACCTTCGGCGTCGATGTCAATGCCGGGAAACCCACGGACATGCTGAAGTCCGGCGTTGTCGAGCCCCTGCGGGTAAAGACACAGGCAATCTCAAGCGCTGCAGAAGCAGCGGTCATGATCCTGCGTATCGACGATGTTATCGCCGCCTCGAAGTCGGCCGGACCCGCCGGCGGGATGCCCCCCGGCGGCATGGGCGGCATGCCACCGGGCATGATGTAA
- a CDS encoding nucleotide sugar dehydrogenase encodes MLSDQITKRGPIKTIGVIGMGYVGIPAAALFADAPVFDRVYGFQRDSPSSGYKIAMLNRGESPLKGEEPGLEELLSKVVTAAKFSCTSDFSKIRELDAVTLSIQTPFLNKEDLLPDFSALKEGIRNVGKYLTSGMLVVLESTITPGTTTGLAREILEQESSLRAGVDFALAHAPERVMVGRLLRNIREHDRIVGGIDEVSTKRAAELYSPVLTLGKVIPMSSTAAEVTKTAENTFRDLQIAAINELALYCEAMGINVYDVRTGVDSLKGKGITRAMLWPGAGVGGHCLTKDTYHLERGVQVLGKGLLDYPPGEPSLYVLARRINDFMPTHMFRLTMDGLKRAGVSPNGAKIALLGWAFLSNSDDSRNTPSEPYRDLLIREGATVAIHDPYVAEYPGLTFEPFVEEAIRNADAIVIFAGHHQYRTLDAAYLKNLSGKKHPVIVDGRNLADPDSYIRAGFIYKGIGRGDKNSHAIAE; translated from the coding sequence ATGCTTTCAGATCAGATCACGAAACGCGGGCCGATAAAAACGATCGGCGTCATTGGCATGGGTTATGTCGGGATACCGGCTGCTGCCCTGTTTGCGGATGCGCCGGTCTTTGACCGGGTGTACGGGTTCCAGCGCGATTCGCCGTCATCGGGTTACAAGATCGCGATGCTGAACCGGGGCGAGAGCCCGCTCAAAGGTGAGGAACCGGGCCTTGAGGAGCTCTTATCAAAAGTGGTTACTGCGGCAAAGTTTTCCTGCACCTCTGACTTCTCGAAGATCCGGGAGCTGGACGCGGTCACGCTCTCCATCCAGACCCCGTTTTTGAACAAGGAGGATCTCCTGCCGGACTTCTCGGCCCTGAAAGAGGGGATCCGGAACGTTGGGAAGTACCTTACCTCCGGCATGCTCGTGGTACTGGAATCAACAATCACCCCCGGGACCACGACCGGTCTTGCCCGGGAGATCCTTGAACAGGAATCCAGCCTCCGGGCCGGTGTCGATTTCGCGCTCGCCCATGCACCCGAGCGGGTCATGGTAGGCCGGCTCCTTCGGAACATCCGGGAGCACGACCGGATTGTGGGCGGGATCGATGAGGTGAGCACAAAGCGGGCTGCCGAACTGTACTCGCCGGTCCTTACGCTCGGGAAGGTCATTCCCATGTCCTCAACCGCTGCGGAAGTGACCAAGACCGCGGAGAACACCTTCCGGGACCTCCAGATAGCGGCCATCAACGAACTTGCGCTTTATTGCGAAGCAATGGGCATTAACGTCTACGATGTCCGGACCGGGGTCGACAGCCTCAAGGGCAAGGGGATCACGCGTGCCATGCTCTGGCCCGGGGCCGGCGTTGGCGGCCACTGCCTGACCAAGGATACCTATCACCTCGAACGGGGCGTGCAGGTGCTGGGAAAAGGCCTGCTCGATTATCCTCCGGGCGAACCTTCGCTCTACGTGCTTGCCCGTCGGATCAATGACTTCATGCCAACCCACATGTTCCGGCTCACCATGGACGGCCTGAAGCGGGCCGGTGTATCCCCCAATGGTGCGAAGATCGCCCTGCTTGGCTGGGCCTTCCTCTCGAACTCGGATGATTCCCGGAATACCCCATCAGAACCGTACCGGGATCTTCTCATCCGGGAAGGGGCCACGGTTGCCATCCACGACCCGTACGTTGCCGAGTATCCCGGCCTGACCTTCGAGCCCTTTGTGGAAGAAGCGATCCGGAATGCCGATGCAATCGTGATCTTTGCCGGCCACCATCAGTACCGGACACTCGATGCAGCCTATCTCAAAAACCTGTCCGGGAAGAAACACCCCGTGATTGTCGACGGGCGCAACCTGGCTGACCCGGATTCCTATATCCGGGCCGGGTTTATTTACAAGGGAATCGGGCGGGGCGACAAGAACTCGCATGCGATTGCTGAATAA
- a CDS encoding Gfo/Idh/MocA family oxidoreductase produces MDVGVIGTGIMGRNHVRVYSELKSVGSVGVFDLNTAAAEEIAKQHGATAFPSIDKILDACDAVSVCVPTQFHNNVVRQVFDAGVSVLIEKPICATSAEATSLLSHAPAGITIGVGHIERFNPIVQEIRKIVNKPLYVEMKRHNPASARVTGSTVVEDLMIHDIDVLISLFGKPSSIDSAGNTDVCSVLAKCGTMPVALSASRKSSKKIRMIYIEAEEFTVEGDYMTQEITIYRKPGQYQFEAERYVQENIIEKVMVNKLEPLKRELGTFVECVRDKKPFPVTPEQAVENLRVCETILSGL; encoded by the coding sequence GCGTGGGATCGGTCGGGGTCTTCGATCTCAACACTGCTGCAGCGGAGGAGATCGCAAAACAGCACGGTGCTACTGCGTTCCCGTCGATAGATAAGATCCTCGATGCCTGCGATGCGGTCAGCGTCTGCGTCCCGACGCAGTTTCACAATAACGTGGTCCGTCAGGTTTTTGATGCGGGAGTATCCGTACTCATCGAAAAGCCCATCTGCGCAACTTCTGCCGAAGCAACCTCCCTCCTGTCCCATGCGCCCGCCGGGATCACGATAGGCGTAGGTCATATCGAACGGTTCAACCCGATTGTCCAGGAGATCCGGAAGATCGTAAACAAGCCGCTGTATGTGGAGATGAAACGGCATAATCCCGCATCGGCAAGGGTTACCGGCAGCACGGTTGTCGAGGACCTGATGATCCATGATATCGATGTCCTCATCAGCCTGTTCGGGAAGCCCTCATCCATCGACAGTGCGGGCAACACCGATGTCTGCAGCGTGCTTGCGAAGTGCGGGACAATGCCGGTTGCTCTTTCGGCCAGCCGCAAATCCTCGAAGAAGATCCGGATGATCTACATTGAAGCGGAAGAGTTCACGGTTGAAGGGGACTACATGACCCAGGAGATCACCATCTACCGCAAGCCCGGGCAGTACCAGTTCGAAGCAGAGCGCTACGTGCAGGAGAACATCATCGAAAAGGTGATGGTCAACAAGCTTGAGCCCCTGAAACGGGAGCTGGGGACGTTTGTGGAATGCGTGCGGGATAAGAAGCCGTTCCCGGTCACGCCGGAGCAGGCTGTTGAGAACCTGCGGGTGTGCGAGACCATTCTTTCTGGGCTCTGA